DNA from Azospirillum sp. TSH100:
TTCGCCACGGTGGAGAACGCCGTCGAGCCGGCGCTGATCGACCTCGCCTACGCGCACGACCTGCCGCTGGTCGCCACCAACGACTGCTATTTCGCCACCGAGGACATGTACGAGGCGCACGACGCGCTGCTCTGCATCGCCGAGGGCGCCTATCTCAGCCAGGAGGACCGCCGCCGCCTGACCCCGGACCACCGCTTCAAGTCGGCGGAGGAGATGCGGCTGCTGTTCGCCGACCTGCCGGAGGCGCTGGACAACACCGTCGCCATCGCCCGGCGCTGCTCCTTCCTGCTGAAGCCGATCAAGCCGATCCTGCCGCCGTTCGCCTGCGAAGGCGGCCGGACCGAGGACGACGAGCTGCGCGCCCAGTCGCGCGCCGGCCTGGAAGAGCGGCTGGAGAAGGTCGTCTACACCCCGGAGATGACGCCGGAGCAGCGGGCGGAGACCCGCAAGACCTATTTCGAGCGGCTGGAGTTCGAGCTGGACGTCATCGTCAAGATGAAGTTCCCCGGCTACTTCCTGATCGTGTCGGACTTCATCAAATGGGCGAAGAACCACGATATCCCCGTCGGTCCGGGCCGCGGATCGGGCGCCGGCTCCGTCGTCGCCTGGGCGCTGACCATCACCGACCTCGACCCGCTGCGCTTCGGCCTGCTGTTCGAGCGCTTCCTGAACCCCGAACGCGTGTCGATGCCCGACTTCGACATCGACTTCTGCCAGGATCGCCGCGAAGAGGTCATCCGCTACGTCCAGAACAAGTACGGCTACGACCGCGTCGCCCAGATCATCACCTTCGGTAAGCTCCAGGCGCGCGCCGTGCTGCGCGACGTCGGCCGCGTCCTGCAGATGCCCTACGGGCAGGTCGACAAGATCTGCAAGATGGTGCCGAACAACCCGGCCAATCCGGTGACCTTGCAGCAGGCGCTGGACAGCGAGGAGATGCTGCGGCAGGCGCGCGACGGCGACGAGACCGTGCGTCACCTGATCGACATCGCGCTGAAGCTGGAGGGCCTCTACCGCCACGCCTCGACCCATGCCGCCGGCGTGGTGATCGGCGACCGCCCCTTGCAGGAGCTGGTGCCGCTCTACCGCGACCCGCGCTCCGACATGCCGGTCACCCAGTTCAACATGAAATATGTCGAACAGGCCGGTCTGGTGAAGTTCGACTTCCTGGGATTGAAGACGCTGACCGTGCTGAAGACGGCGGTCGACCTGATCCCCGAGAAGCCGGACCTGACCACCGTCCCGCTCGACGACGAGAAGAGCTACCAGCTGCTCAGCCGCGCCGAGGCGACCGGCGTGTTCCAGCTGGAAAGCTCGGGCATGCGCGACGTGCTGCGCCGGCTGAAGCCGAACCGGCTGGAGGACATCATCGCGCTGGTGTCGCTCTACCGTCCCGGCCCGATGGACAACATCCCGAAATACATCCGGGTGAAGAACGGCGAGGAAAAAGCCGACTACATGCATGACAGCCTGGAAGGCATCCTGAAGGAGACCTTCGGGATCATGATCTACCAGGAACAGGTCATGCAGATCGCCCAGGTGCTGTCCGGCTATTCGCTGGGCGGCGCCGATCTTCTGCGCCGCGCCATGGGCAAGAAGATCAAGGAGGAGATGGACAACCAGCGCAAGATCTTCTGCGACGGCGCCGAGGCGCGCGGCGTCAAGGCCGATCTGGCCAGCATGATCTTCGATCAGGTCATGAAGTTCGCCGGCTACGGCTTCAACAAGAGCCACGCCGCCGCCTATGCCCTGGTCGCCTACCACACCGCCTATCTGAAGGCGAACCACCCGGTGGAGTTCATGGCGGCGTCGATGACGCTCGACCTCGGCAACACCGACAAGCTGAACGTCTTCCGCCAGGAACTCGCCCGCCTGCGCATCAGGCTGCTGACGCCGGACATCAACAGGTCCGACTCCATCTTCGGGGTGGAGCAGCTGGCCGACGGGACCAAGGCGGTGCGCTACGCGCTGGCCGCCGTCAAGGGCGTCGGCCTGCCCGCCATGAAGGCGGTGGTCGAGGAGCGGCGGAAGAACGGCCCGTTCAAGAGCCTGTTCGACTTCGCCCGCCGCCTGGATCTGAAGACCATCAACAAGCGCCAGTTGGAGAATCTCGCCTGCGCCGGCGCCTTCGACGGGCTGAACCCCAACCGCGCCCAGGTCCATGCCGCGCTGGAGACCATCATCCGCTATGCCCAGGCGGAGGCGGCGGAGCGCGACAGCGGCATCGGCAACCTCTTTGGCGGCGGGGGCGGGGGACTGCCCGAACCCGAGATGCCCAAGGTCAAGGACTGGGAACCGCTGGAGAAGCTGAAGCACGAGTTCGGCGCCATCGGCTTCTACCTGTCGGCCCACCCGCTCGACGCCTATTCCGGCCCGCTCGGCCGCATGAAGGTGGTGCGCTCGGCCGAACTCCAGACCGCCATCGCGAAGGGCGGTTCCACCCGCTACAAGATGGCCGGCATCGTGGTGTCGAAGAAGGAGAAGACCGCCAAGTCCGGCAACCGCTTCGCCTTCGTCGAGCTGTCGGACGCCACCGGCGGCTATGAGGTGACGCTGTTCTCCGAGGTGCTGGCCGCCAACCGCGACCTGCTGGAGCCCGGCCGCCCGGTGCTGATGACGGTGGACGCCCAGCTGAACGGCGAAGAGGTCCGCCTGACCTGCCAGGAGATCAGGCCGCTGGAGGAGGCCGTCGCCTCGGTCAGCGCAGGCCTGCGCGTCGTCCTGCGCGACCCCGGCCCGATCGAGCATCTGCGCGCCACGCTCGACCGGCTGTCGCGCGGCAAGAGCCGCATCAACGTGCTGGTGGAGGTCGATCCGCTGAAGGAGATCGAGATCGAGCTGCCCGGCAGCTACACCATCACCGCCCAGAGCCGCTCCGCCCTGAAGGCGGTGCCGGGTGTGGTGGAGGTGGCGGAGCTGTGAGCAAAGCGGCGGTGCCCGCCTTCGGGCGCTTCATCGCCATCGACTGGTCCGGGGCCCGCGGCAAGCGTTACGCCGGCATCGCGGTGGCGGAGTGCGGGACGGGCGATACCCCTCCCCGGCTGGTGGAGGGACCGGGCGGCTGGTGGTCACGGACGGCGGTGTTCGACTGGCTGCGCGCGGAACTGGCGCGCGAACCGGCCCCGGTCGGACCAACATTGGTCGGCATCGACTGCGCCTTCTCCCTGCCTTTCGCGGTGGCGGCGCTCGGATTTGCCGGCCGGGAGGCGACCGTCTTCGACCTGTGGGACGCAGTGGAGGAGGTCTGCGCCGCGGAGCCCGACTTCGGCGGCGGCCCCTTCGCCAGCCATCCGCTCCACGGGGTTGGCTTCTGGCATGGCGGGCCGCAGCCGGACTGGTACGAGGATCCGCACCGCGCCACCGAATGGGCCTGCCGTGCCGACGGGCTGGGCCATCCGCAGAGCCCCTACAAGCTGATCGGGTCAAGACAGGTCGGGAAGGGGGCGCTGGCCGGCATGCGGGTGCTGCGCGCCCTGCGCGTCGCCCTGCCCGGCCGGCTGGCGGTCTGGCCGTTCGAGGAACCGGCGCCGGGCCGCAGCGTGATGGTGGAGATCTACCCCCGCCTGTTCCTGAAGCACACCGGCATCGGCCAGCGCAAGATCCGTGACGGCGCCGAGATGGACGAGGCGCTGCGCCGGCTGGGCTCGCAACCGTTGAAGGTGGCGGGGCCGGTCAGCGACCATGACAGCGACGCGCTGGTGTCGGCCGCCGGCCTGCGCTGGCTCGCCGGCACCCCGCGCATCTGGGCGCCGCCGGGGCTTGACGACACCGCAAGGCGGCAGGAGGGGTGGATTTTCGGGGTGGGGATGAGCGGATCATGAGCGCAATCGGCATCACGCCGGAACAGGGCCTCGCGCGGACCTCACGACGCCCGGCGATCGACGTGGCGCGCGGGCTCGCTCTGCTGGCGATGGCGGCCTATCACGCCAGCTGGGACGCCACCTATTTCGGCCTTGCCGGCTTCGATCTGCTGGGCGACCCGCTGTGGCTGGCCGCCCGCACGGTGATCCTGTCGAGCTTCCTGCTGCTGGCCGGCATCGGGCTGGTGCTGGCGACCCGCGACGGCTTCCATCCGGGGCGCTTCCTGCGCCGGCTGGGGCGGGTGGCGGCGGGGGCCGCGGCGGTGTCGGCGGCCTCCTATGCCCTGTTCCCCGACAGCCCGATCTTCTTCGGCGTGCTGCACCACATCGCGGTGGCGAGCGTCATCGGCCTCGCCTTCGTCCGCCTGCCCGCCCCGGTGACGCTGGCGGTGGCGGCCGCGGCGGTTCTGGTCGGGACGACGCAGGGCTTTGCGCCGTTCGACAGCCCATGGCTGCGCTGGATCGGGCTGACCAGTATGGAGCCGGACTCCAACGATTTCGTGCCGCTGCTGCCCTGGATCGGCGGTGTCCTGGCCGGAATCGGGGTGGGGCGGCTGTGGCCGGGACTGGGCGAGGGGGTGGCGGTGAGCGGCCCCGCCGGGCGGCTGCTGGCCTTGGCCGGGCGGCACAGCCTTGCCGTCTATCTGCTGCACCAGCCGCTGCTGTTCGGCATCGCCTGGACGGCGGCACAGCTGATGCCGGCGCAGACGCCCGCCATTCGCGACTTCCAGGCATCCTGCGTGGCGAGTTGCGAACGCGCCGGAGTGGCGAGGGCCACCTGCACCGCCAACTGCGGCTGCGTGCAGTCGGAACTGGCGCGGAACGGTTTGTGGGAGGACTTCGCCGCCAACCGGGTCAGCGAGCGCGGTCAGCGCGGGCTGGAGGAGGCGGTCGCGATGTGCCGAAAGCCTTGACGGCGGCCGGACCGAATGAGGGCGGCCCGAACCAAGTCAGCCCGAACCGGTTCAGACCGAACCGGTTCAGACCGACTGCCGCTTTTCGAGCAGGCCGCGCAGCAGGCTGGTCAGCGTTT
Protein-coding regions in this window:
- a CDS encoding DUF1624 domain-containing protein, which encodes MSAIGITPEQGLARTSRRPAIDVARGLALLAMAAYHASWDATYFGLAGFDLLGDPLWLAARTVILSSFLLLAGIGLVLATRDGFHPGRFLRRLGRVAAGAAAVSAASYALFPDSPIFFGVLHHIAVASVIGLAFVRLPAPVTLAVAAAAVLVGTTQGFAPFDSPWLRWIGLTSMEPDSNDFVPLLPWIGGVLAGIGVGRLWPGLGEGVAVSGPAGRLLALAGRHSLAVYLLHQPLLFGIAWTAAQLMPAQTPAIRDFQASCVASCERAGVARATCTANCGCVQSELARNGLWEDFAANRVSERGQRGLEEAVAMCRKP
- the dnaE gene encoding DNA polymerase III subunit alpha, with product MPHADFIHLRVHSAYSLSEGAIKVKELVKLCLKQQMPAVAVTDTGNLFGALEFALAASDAGVQPIIGTVLGITRVGPAQTKPGLPGKAAATPDQLVLLCQNEEGYRNLTALVSKAFLESDPLAGPQVTLDALEGRSAGLIALTGGPAGSLGRLLHEGQKDLALDVLERLKRLFPGRLYVELQRHEGGRGHFATVENAVEPALIDLAYAHDLPLVATNDCYFATEDMYEAHDALLCIAEGAYLSQEDRRRLTPDHRFKSAEEMRLLFADLPEALDNTVAIARRCSFLLKPIKPILPPFACEGGRTEDDELRAQSRAGLEERLEKVVYTPEMTPEQRAETRKTYFERLEFELDVIVKMKFPGYFLIVSDFIKWAKNHDIPVGPGRGSGAGSVVAWALTITDLDPLRFGLLFERFLNPERVSMPDFDIDFCQDRREEVIRYVQNKYGYDRVAQIITFGKLQARAVLRDVGRVLQMPYGQVDKICKMVPNNPANPVTLQQALDSEEMLRQARDGDETVRHLIDIALKLEGLYRHASTHAAGVVIGDRPLQELVPLYRDPRSDMPVTQFNMKYVEQAGLVKFDFLGLKTLTVLKTAVDLIPEKPDLTTVPLDDEKSYQLLSRAEATGVFQLESSGMRDVLRRLKPNRLEDIIALVSLYRPGPMDNIPKYIRVKNGEEKADYMHDSLEGILKETFGIMIYQEQVMQIAQVLSGYSLGGADLLRRAMGKKIKEEMDNQRKIFCDGAEARGVKADLASMIFDQVMKFAGYGFNKSHAAAYALVAYHTAYLKANHPVEFMAASMTLDLGNTDKLNVFRQELARLRIRLLTPDINRSDSIFGVEQLADGTKAVRYALAAVKGVGLPAMKAVVEERRKNGPFKSLFDFARRLDLKTINKRQLENLACAGAFDGLNPNRAQVHAALETIIRYAQAEAAERDSGIGNLFGGGGGGLPEPEMPKVKDWEPLEKLKHEFGAIGFYLSAHPLDAYSGPLGRMKVVRSAELQTAIAKGGSTRYKMAGIVVSKKEKTAKSGNRFAFVELSDATGGYEVTLFSEVLAANRDLLEPGRPVLMTVDAQLNGEEVRLTCQEIRPLEEAVASVSAGLRVVLRDPGPIEHLRATLDRLSRGKSRINVLVEVDPLKEIEIELPGSYTITAQSRSALKAVPGVVEVAEL